From Musa acuminata AAA Group cultivar baxijiao chromosome BXJ3-8, Cavendish_Baxijiao_AAA, whole genome shotgun sequence, one genomic window encodes:
- the LOC135645335 gene encoding trimethyltridecatetraene synthase-like produces the protein MEIPSSAIYLALVLVFTLLTGLYGGRRRQKLNLPPGPRPWPVIGNLNLIGPLPYRSLAALSQKHGPLMHLRFGSFPVVVGSSVDMAKFFLKTHDLSFVSRPKSVAGEYTFYNYSSIGWSPYGPYWRQARRILIMELLTPKRLDSYQYIRVEEVRGLLRDLFRSTETPVLLKDHIFTVILNIISRILLGRKCTQEQSVSSGAPAAIVPQEEFKEMIEELMLLNGVINVGDLIPWLNFLDLQGYVKRMKMVGKRFDRFLEHVLDEHNERRRREGKAFVPRDLVDVLLELADDHGLEVKLERHCLKAFILDMIAGGTDTSTVTIEWAVSEILKRPETFDKATEELDRVIGRGRWVEEEDVHRLPYIEAIVKETMRIHPVAPLLVPRLSREHTTVDGYDIPAGTRVLVNVWAIGRDPAVWDAPEEFRPERFVGSPIDVKGHHFELLPFGAGRRMCPGNSLGLKMVHLSLANLLHGFKWRLPPGMTAEELNMDEIFGLTTPRKVRLQAVVEPKLPAHLYGA, from the exons ATGGAGATACCATCGTCGGCCATATACTTGGCCCTTGTCCTAGTTTTCACACTCCTCACAGGCCTCTACGGCGGCCGCCGCCGCCAGAAACTCAACCTCCCACCTGGGCCGAGGCCGTGGCCTGTCATTGGCAACCTCAACCTCATTGGTCCTCTTCCTTACCGCTCCCTCGCCGCCCTCTCCCAAAAGCACGGCCCACTGATGCACCTCCGCTTCGGCTCCTTCCCGGTCGTCGTCGGCTCCTCCGTCGACATGGCCAAGTTCTTCCTCAAGACCCATGACCTCTCCTTCGTCTCTCGCCCTAAGTCCGTCGCCGGCGAGTACACCTTCTACAACTACTCCAGCATCGGCTGGTCGCCTTACGGCCCCTACTGGCGGCAGGCACGCAGGATCCTCATAATGGAGCTCCTCACCCCCAAGAGGCTGGACTCCTACCAATACATTCGGGTAGAGGAGGTGCGCGGCCTCCTCCGGGACCTCTTCAGATCCACAGAGACGCCTGTCCTCCTCAAGGACCACATTTTCACTGTCATCCTCAACATCATTAGCCGCATCTTGTTGGGAAGGAAGTGCACGCAGGAGCAGTCGGTGTCGTCGGGGGCGCCCGCGGCGATCGTCCCGCAGGAGGAGTTCAAGGAGATGATCGAGGAGCTGATGCTGCTCAACGGCGTCATCAACGTGGGCGACTTGATACCCTGGCTGAACTTCCTGGACCTGCAGGGCTATGTGAAGAGGATGAAGATGGTGGGCAAGAGGTTCGACAGGTTCCTGGAGCACGTGCTCGACGAGCACAACGAGCGGCGTCGGCGAGAAGGGAAGGCGTTCGTTCCCAGGGACCTGGTGGACGTGCTCTTGGAGTTGGCCGATGATCACGGTCTGGAAGTCAAGCTCGAGAGGCATTGCCTCAAGGCCTTCATTCTG GACATGATCGCCGGCGGCACCGACACCTCCACCGTGACCATTGAATGGGCCGTCTCTGAGATCCTCAAACGACCCGAGACCTTCGACAAGGCAACCGAGGAGCTGGACCGGGTGATCGGCCGCGGCCGgtgggtggaggaggaggacgtgCACCGTCTGCCGTACATCGAGGCCATCGTCAAGGAGACCATGAGGATTCACCCGGTGGCGCCCCTGCTCGTGCCTCGGCTCTCCCGCGAGCACACCACCGTCGACGGCTACGACATCCCCGCCGGGACGCGGGTGCTGGTGAACGTGTGGGCCATCGGGCGCGACCCGGCCGTGTGGGACGCTCCGGAGGAGTTCCGGCCGGAGCGGTTCGTGGGCAGCCCGATCGACGTGAAGGGACACCACTTCGAGCTGCTGCCGTTCGGGGCGGGTCGGCGGATGTGCCCCGGGAACAGCCTCGGCCTGAAGATGGTGCATCTGAGCCTGGCCAATCTGCTGCACGGGTTCAAATGGAGGCTACCGCCGGGGATGACGGCGGAGGAGCTGAATATGGATGAGATCTTTGGGCTGACGACGCCGCGGAAGGTGCGGCTCCAGGCCGTGGTCGAGCCAAAGCTTCCGGCTCATCTCTACGGCGCCTGA
- the LOC103995141 gene encoding uncharacterized protein LOC103995141 has translation MDTGSSADMLYLDAFRKLDLTDEDLKPMASTLTGFTGDSISPLGTTALPVTIEEEPRAKTIMTTFMVVNLPSAYNVIQGRSTLNKLKVVVSTYHRAIKFPTPMGIGESRSDLGESRRCYLTAVALARKSCPRQVMDAREGAAASEHLEPPEPITEVPLKRNWPDQTIKVEATLPEADQL, from the coding sequence ATGGACACTGGGAGCTCCGCTGACATGCTCTACCTCGACGCCTTCAGGAAACTCGACTTAACCGACGAGGACCTTAAACCCATGGCGTCAACGCTCACCGGGTTCACGGGCGACTCTATTTCCCCGCTCGGGACCACCGCCCTCCCTGTTACCATCGAGGAAGAGCCGAGGGCCAAAACgataatgaccaccttcatggtagtcaaTCTACCCTCGGCCTATAATGTCATCCAAGGCCGATCGACACTCAACAAGCTGAAGGTAGTGGTGTCCACCTATCACCGGGCTattaaatttccaaccccaatggGGATCGGGGAGTCCCGAAGTGATCTGGGAGAATCAAGACGGTGTTATCTTACAGCGGTGGCCCTCGCAAGAAAGTCGTGCCCCCGCCAAGTTATGGATGCCCGAGAAGGAGCAGCAGCGTCGGAGCATCTGGAACCACCCGAGCCGATCACCGAGGTACCCTTAAAAAGGAACTGGCCTGATCAGACCATAAAAGTCGAGGCAACGCTCCCCGAAGCAGATCAGCTCTAG